AGCTCGCGACCGCGGTGGGCACCCTCGATGACCGGCCCGGAGACGGCGAACGGACGGCCGAGCACGTCGCCGGCCGCCACGACGTCACCCCCGAGCAGGGCCTCGCGGGCACGCGAGGACGAGAACCGCGCTCCCCCGTCGCCCTGCGGGGGGACCACCTCGACCGTGAAGCCGTGCCGCTCGCCGAGCGCGGCCAGGAGCCCCACGTCGCCCGCGGCCTTGTGGCCGAACCGGAAGTCGTCACCGACGACGAACGCGACCGGATGCAGCCGCTCGACGAGGTCGGCCACGAAGTCCTCGGGAGCCTGCTGCGACATCTCCCTGGTGAACGGCAGGACGAGCACGGCGTCGGCGCCGGCGTCGCCCGCGAGCGGCACGCGGTGCTGCGGGAGCGAGAGCAGCGGCATCGCCGTGTCGGGGCGGACGACGCTCTGCGGGTGCGGGTGGAAGGTGACCAGCACGGTCGCAGCTCCGGCGGCGCGCGCCCGCGTGACCGCATGCTCGATGACGATCCGGTGCCCGCGGTGCACGCCGTCGAAGACGCCGACCGTCACCACCGAGGGTCCGTACCCGTCCGGCACCTCGGCCAGCCCGTTCCAGTACAGACTGCCTCCGGCGGCTTCGCAGGACGCCACCTCGTCCACGTCTCCCTACCCTTCCTTCACGACCTTGCTCGGACACGCGCCAGCCCACTCTACGGGGGTGGCACCGCTCAGCCCGGCGCGAACACCGCCAGCGGCTTCGCCCATCCCGCGCGGTCCTCGACGAGCGCGAGGAACACGCCGTCGGGCCCGTACACGGCCACCGGGCCCTCGGCGCCGGTCGCCGGCAACCGGCCCCCGTGGCTCAGGACACGCGCGGTGTCGCCGTCGACGTCGCGTCGCGGGAACGCGAACGCGCCGGCCTCGTCCATCGGCATCAGCTCGAACCGCTCGGCGAGCGCGTCGAGCGTGCGGGCGCGGGCGAGCGCGAACGGTCCGACGCGGGTGCGGCGCAACCGGGTCAGGTGCCCGCCGACGCCGAGCGCGGCGCCGAGGTCCCTGGCCAGGGCACGGACGTAGGTGCCCGTCGTGCACTCGAGGTGGACGTCGAGGTCGAGGGACGACCCGTCGTCGGCGCGGACCGAGCGGGCGACGTCGAACCGCGACACCGTCACCTCGCGCGCTGCGAGGGTGACCTCCTCCCCCGACCGCACCCGTTCGTACGCGCGCCTGCCGTCGACCTTGACGGCCGACACCGACGACGGCACCTGGCTGATCGTGCCCGTGAGAGCGGCGACCGCGCGCTCGACGGCGTCGTCGTGGACGGCGTCGACCGCCGCGCGCGAGGTGACCTCGCCCTCGGCGTCGTCGGTGGTGGTGGCGGCGCCGAGCCTGATCGTGGCGTCGTACTCCTTGTCGGTCAGCGCGAGCCGGCCGAGCAGCCGGGTGGCGCGCTCGACGCCGACGACGAGCACCCCCGTGGCCATCGGGTCGAGGGTGCCGGCGTGACCGACGCGGCGGGTGCCGGCGAGCCGCCGCACCCGGCCGACGACGTCATGGGAGGTCCAGCCGGCCGGCTTGTCGACGACGACCAGGCCGGAACGGTCGGGCGCGGCTGTCACGTCTCGTCCGCGACCTCGTCATCACGGGTGCGGTACGGGTCGGCGTCGCCCGCGGGCTCCGCGTCGACGGCCTGCCTGGCGACCTCCTCGTCGTGGCGGCGCGCCTTGGTGATGAGGTCGTCGATGTGCCGCGCGCTGTCGGGCAGCTGGTCGGGCACGAACGCGAGCGTCGGGGTGTGCTTGATCCCGGTCTGCTTGCCGACCTCCGCTCGGAGCAGGCCCTGCGCGCTCGCGAGCGCGGCCTCGCTGCCCGCACGCTCGTCGTCGTCGCCGTAGACCGTGTAGTAGACGGTCGCCTCGCGCAGGTCGGCCGTGATCCGCACGTCGGTGACGGTCACGAACCCCAGCCGCGGGTCCTTGATCCGCCGCTCGAGCATGCCCGCGACGATCTCGCGGATCCGGTCCTGCAGCTGGCGCTGCCGCTGCACGCTGGCCGGCATGGGTCGCCTCTTTTCGTGAGTCTCTGTGTGGTCTAGTCGTCGTCGCCGTGCAGCCGGTGGCGGGCCGACAGCACGTCGAGCTCGGGTCGCCCGGCGACGAGGCGTTCGCACGCCTCGAGCACCTCACGGCAGTGCGCGGCCGTCGCCGAGACGACGGCCACGCCCACGGTGACCCGGCGATGGACGTCGAGGTCGCCCACCTCGGCGGCCGCGACGGTGAAGCGACGCCGGAGCTCGGCCACGACCGGTCGGACGACCGACCGCTTCTCCTTCAGCGAGTGGACGTCGCCGAGGAGCAGGTCGAGCTCCAGCGTTCCCGTGAACACGTCGTCAGCCGCCTCAGACGCGCGCCTTCTCCCTCATCTCGAAGGTCTCGATCGTGTCGCCTTCCTCGATCTCCTCGTAGGTGAGGGTCAGGCCGCACTCGAAGCCCTCGCGGACCTCGGTGACGTCGTCCTTCTCCCGTCGCAACGACGAGACCTTGAGGTTGTCGCGCACGACGACACCGCCGCGGAGCAGGCGCGCGCTGGCGCCGCGCCGGACGAGGCCGTCGGTGACCATGCAGCCGGCGATGTTGCCGAACCGGCTCGACCGGAACACGGCGCGGATCTCCGCACCGCCGAGGTGGACCTCCTCGTACTCCGGCTTGAGCAGGCCCTTGAGTGCCGCCTCGATCTCCTCGATGGCTTGGTAGATGACGGTGTAGTACCGGATCTCCACGCCCTCGCGGTCGGCGAGCTCGGCCGTCTTGCCCTGGGGCCTGACGTTGAAGCCGATGATGATGCCGCCGTCGATCGTCGCCAGGTTGACGTCGCTCTCGGTGATCGCGCCGACGCCCCGGTGCAGGATGCGCAGGTCGACCTCCTCGCCCACGTCGAGCTTGAGGAGAGCGTCCTCCAACGCCTCGACCGAGCCCGACACGTCGCCCTTGATGATGAGGTTGAGCGTCTGCCGCTCCTCGAGGAACTTCGCGAGGTCCTCGAGGCTGACCCGCTTGCTGCTCCGCGCCAGCTGCGCGTTGCGCTCACGGGCCTCCCGGGTCTGGGCGATCTGCCGGGCCTTGCGCTCCTCGCGCACGGCCAGCAGGTTGTCGCCCGCGGACGGCAGGCTGGTGAGGCCGACCACCAGCGCGGGACGCGACGGGGTCGCCTCGTCCAGCTGCTGGTTGTGCTCGTCGAGCAGCGCACGCACCGGCCGAAGCCGGTGCCGCAGACGATCGTGTCGCCCACGCGCAGCGTGCCGCGCTGCACCAGCACCGTCGCCACCGGACCGCGACCGCGGTCGAGGTGTGCCTCGATCGCGACGCCCTCCGCCGGCTGGTCGGGGTTGGCCCGAAGGTCCAGCGTGGCGTCGGCGGTGAGCACGATCGCCTCGAGCAGCCCCTC
The DNA window shown above is from Streptosporangiales bacterium and carries:
- a CDS encoding bifunctional riboflavin kinase/FAD synthetase, encoding MAEVPDGYGPSVVTVGVFDGVHRGHRIVIEHAVTRARAAGAATVLVTFHPHPQSVVRPDTAMPLLSLPQHRVPLAGDAGADAVLVLPFTREMSQQAPEDFVADLVERLHPVAFVVGDDFRFGHKAAGDVGLLAALGERHGFTVEVVPPQGDGGARFSSSRAREALLGGDVVAAGDVLGRPFAVSGPVIEGAHRGRELGFPTANLACPQELVVPADGVYAGLLVRADGRRLPAAISVGTNPQFDGDQRQVEAYCLDRDDLELYGEVVRVEFTARVRGQLVFASVDELVEQMKADVETIRTVLT
- the truB gene encoding tRNA pseudouridine(55) synthase TruB, with translation MTAAPDRSGLVVVDKPAGWTSHDVVGRVRRLAGTRRVGHAGTLDPMATGVLVVGVERATRLLGRLALTDKEYDATIRLGAATTTDDAEGEVTSRAAVDAVHDDAVERAVAALTGTISQVPSSVSAVKVDGRRAYERVRSGEEVTLAAREVTVSRFDVARSVRADDGSSLDLDVHLECTTGTYVRALARDLGAALGVGGHLTRLRRTRVGPFALARARTLDALAERFELMPMDEAGAFAFPRRDVDGDTARVLSHGGRLPATGAEGPVAVYGPDGVFLALVEDRAGWAKPLAVFAPG
- the rbfA gene encoding 30S ribosome-binding factor RbfA, whose translation is MPASVQRQRQLQDRIREIVAGMLERRIKDPRLGFVTVTDVRITADLREATVYYTVYGDDDERAGSEAALASAQGLLRAEVGKQTGIKHTPTLAFVPDQLPDSARHIDDLITKARRHDEEVARQAVDAEPAGDADPYRTRDDEVADET
- a CDS encoding DUF503 family protein, whose amino-acid sequence is MFTGTLELDLLLGDVHSLKEKRSVVRPVVAELRRRFTVAAAEVGDLDVHRRVTVGVAVVSATAAHCREVLEACERLVAGRPELDVLSARHRLHGDDD